The following is a genomic window from Micropterus dolomieu isolate WLL.071019.BEF.003 ecotype Adirondacks linkage group LG12, ASM2129224v1, whole genome shotgun sequence.
AGCTCTCTTCACCCCTCCTCAATACCACTAACAACTTAATACCATCTTATCTGAGGGAAACTTAGTGATGagtgaaatcaaaaatccagAAACTCTTCTCCTCTTCCCAAAATCCATCTTGCTGTCACTGTTTCAGTTGTGTGGTAGAAACCACCACGCACACAAATGTTCATCAGTCTACAGTTTTAAATTGCTAGCATAATTCATGTACTGTGCAGTAGTATGGTGCATGTAAGTGCTCAAAGTAGCTACAACACAAGTTCCACTGTCATATTAATCAAGGAAAGACTCCTATTTTGCGTCCATCCATCTCAGATTCATTTACTCCCCGTCTTCATTCTGACCTCCTGTTTCTGTTGATGTTAGCAGTTTTTGAGGGTATCAACAGTTTCACCGTACTAGCACAGAAGGTGTAAAACTTGTGATTcatcatttttcatgtaaaacgAAAAGGTTTGTTTTATAGGAAGGCTTTGATTTGTTCTTCCTTTTAATCTTTTTGGCTTTCTTTAGCTGTTACAAGAGTCTACAGTAGTACTCCTCCTTTGTTTTTGCTAGGCCCACAGCTGATGTATACAAATTGGCTCACAGCAACGCATAGCAACACTGAGCAAAGATTGGCAGGTTTGCAAAGGCTTTTTTGGGCGTGCAAATTAGTTTTTCACCTCGTGTTTCTCTCCGAAATGTTACCCAAACTTATAAGGCAGCATGTGGCAGTGGTCTACTTAAATAATTTGTGATAACAAGAACAGAATTGCAGCCCTTAACCTCCGGTCtttataaatgtttgattatttaTCTTTCTCTGAGAGCATGGTGAATAAACATGGACAGTGAAGGGTGAGGGGATCtcattttaaatgcaaaatggCATGGGCTTTCTGAAGATTTCGATCTTACTTGGCATGTAAAATGGCATGTCCCATCAGGATCCCTTGTTACTTCATCAGACGTGTTCATTAATACTGGCACATGCTAGATTTGCTATGCAACATATGTCTACAGCAACAGTTAGGGACACTTATTTACTTTCAAAAGAAACTATCCTCCAAATTCCCCTTTATTCCCCCAAATGTTCATCCCCTTGTCGTCCCTTTCTACTCTCATCCATATGCACTGACTTATCTACCTGTTGGCTTTTAATGTCATACAGTGATGGAGATAAATTATTAACTACCTTTGCCCCTCTATCCCTTCATCTGTCTCCCCATTCATCCTTCCCTTGAGCTATCCACCCGCCCATGTACAAGGTGAACAGTTGCACTAGTGAAGTGTCGTGCTGTAATGGATAAATATTTAAGGCGTTTTGCATGAAAACAGGATATCCACCTTTGCagggaggaagacagacagTCAAAAAATGATTTGTGGTTGCGTAGAGGAGAAGCTGCACGACGATAACGGATATCTGTTGGAAAGTATCTAAACTAATGTAAATAACATTTCACATTGGCTCCCGTTGTTTGCATAGTGAGTATTGCATTGCAAACTTTTAACTCACCTGTAGATGAGGGTCTCGTCTGCGGTGCAGTTGTACTGTATCTGATACATCCAGACAACGTAAGCTGCAGACAAACGCCCCAAATCCCATCGGACCTGAGCTGAGGTTGATGTAACCCCTTGTACTCCAAccatccttccttcctcctcgTCCCCCTCCTCGTTCTCCATGCTCCCTCCATCGACCCGCTCCCCTTCGGTGGCCCTGCTATTGTCGCCCTCATCATCCTCACTTCCAGCTGTTCTCCCATCGTCCACCTCTCCTCCACGTCCTGCGCCGTTGTTAATACCTCCATTTTTCCCCGTGCTGATATCCGAGGAACCCGGATCAGTCCGTAAAATCCCATTGGTCACGTTCCTGTTGTTTTTGGTGTTCACGTTgttattccctgtgtttccGCCTGCTCCGCCCCGGTGAGGCAGGGGGATTATTTTCAGGTCCACAGTGGCAGTCGCTTCACCTGCTGCGTTTATTGCGATACATGTGTATGCCCCGTCATCCCGGGCAACTGTTACTAAGAGATCCAACGTCCCATTGCTGAAGGAGCTGGTCCGGGATGAATTTGCAATGATACGGTCATCTGGTGAAACCCAGTGGACTACTGGCTCAGGGTCGCCAATAGCTCTGCATTTTAACGTGGCTCGCTGGCCCTCCAGCACCCACAGCTTGTGAGTGTGACGGGTGATGAGAGGTGGTTCACAAGTAAACTCCTCCTCAGGAATCGACCAGAAATATCTGAGACAAAGGGAGATAAAAGGGGAAAGCAGAATCACCTTTTTGGCTAAGTACGGAAATTTGTCCTGTTATGCTTTCAAAGTGGCATTGGCAGATTCTTTTAGTACATTAACCTAAAGCTCTATGTGCTCTTGTTTATCATTTTAAGGGTAAAGTTCAGTAACAGAGTAGTGTATTTTCCCATTCTAGTGTGCAGAACATTAATTAATGATGACAGTGATAACAGATGACAACAACAGATGCTCATTTTGCTCCTCAGTCCTTTGTTTTCATTCCATACGTTTGACTGCAGGGTTAGACTGGAAAATTCCAGCAGAGAGGTGGAAGTGTGAGGTATCAGAATGACTACAGTAATATCACATCATTGTTTCGAAACTCATTCCTTAATGCCTACCTTTGCTCCAGTTCTATTCTTGCACACACAATGATCTAATTAAGGTGTCATAAAATGTGAGGCCTGTAATTGGATgtatgcttaaaaaaaaaaaaagggctaGAGCAAAATCTTGTAGGACAGATTGGCCTTGTGACAAGGTTGGGAAACACTCGAGTATGATATTCAGTTAGACTCAATACATCATTCAACCTGTAATTATTCTTTTGCTTCATCTGACATTGAAGAATGCTTCACTTATCAAAAAGAATAGGTTAAATGTTTGGTTCTAATTTAGACAAATGATCCATTGGCCAATTCATGATGATTACCTTCCagccaggtgagcaggtgtGGCACACGTCTCCATGTCATCTCCACGGATAAGCCGCCGTAACCATAGCAGTTCACAATTGCAGTGCAGCGGGTTTCCACCGAAATTTAAGCTTATAACTGCATTGTAGGGGGTGGGACTTATTGCACCTGTCTGAGACCTGAAGATGACAGTAGACAAGGCCATCAGTTCACTTGCACAAATTTGAAAAGCCATAACGGAGTATTTTAATCGCtagatttttaattaatttgacttGTAGATGGATGCCAATGCATTTATCTTACCTCCAAGTCCAATAGCAGAACTATCAACGTTTTCATAAACATCTTTTTCCTCCTTGTCAAGGAAGTGTGTTCCCTTTCTTTGTTCAATAGCAACAACTTTGCACATTTGTCactcaatttttatttatttttattagctaTAAAATGAGGTCTTGGCATCAGCAAGTATATAAGAGCTTGCTGctcaaaatgagaaaaacaattGATTGTGAAAATGGTCCACAGCAGGCGGTTACAAACCTACTTAGGAGCAATACTTAACAGTTATATATGTTATAAGCATCTTGCAGCTGGCCTGTGCAAATTAAAATTGGAATAACTTGCTAATATCAAGGAAGAAAACAGGGCTCTGAGCTTACTACTTAAGCATTTTCCGGAAAATTGTCCCTTTTAAAAAATGGGGCTGTAATACCTCACATGGGTGACCGTGATGACAGTATTATTTGTTGGCGCTTAGTTGTCACTATTACAAAAGttttcttttcctcaacaaaattcCTTGCCATTACTATTTCCAAAGTTGAGAATGTACGACAAGCCCTATAAAAtccttatttatttaccttCCTCACGTGTCTGTTGACTGGTACGAGTGAAACCATTTTATAGTGTCATGTACAATACTGTATATGGATAATTAGCAAAATAAGTAGTGTATTGAGTAATCTCTGTACAACAACATTGTCTCCCCTGTGTTTCAGTGCTAGAACGCTCCATTTAAAAACCACTTTGGTGGCTCAGTGATAGTGTTGTCTGCCACAGAATATTTCCACTAAGCCACTTCTTAGAGAAACATAAAAGACAAGCTTAAGAGCTACCTTGCAAAGAGGGGATCAGGAGGCAGGGTTCGGAGCCTATTGGAGGTCATATCCAGTCTTGCAAGCTTATACAGCTCTCCGAAGACTCCTTCCGCGATGTGATCTATCAGGTTATGGTCCAAGTTGAGCGTGTGCAGGCTGGCCATATTCTGAATGGACTCCCATGGTACCCTGTAGCAATGAAATAGAAACACATTTAGGGAGAAATAAGAGAATATCTGTTGAACGCAATGGCAACAGTGAAGACGTATTCACCACTCTGATGGTTAGTGTCTGTTGTTGTGGGTACATTGACACTGTATAGAAAATTAACCCGATTAAAGGAGGAGTGTGCTGCTATTATTATAGATGAGTTTAATCTGTAAATTCTGAGCACCTCCCCGTGTTATTCTGTGGAAAATAGGAATAAACAAAGACTAATTAAGGGTGACTGCAATGACAGACAACTACAACAGATGCTTGTTTTCCCTCTCAATTCTTTTTATCCGGGTTTCACCAGTCCCATCTGTGACCCATTGCTGTTGTCATTTAGTATTCCTTTTGTGCCGACATTCACTTTAGAACATTTTAGGCAAATTAGTGTGTCAAAACTGATGACTGAGAACCAGCAAAATGgaataaatgtgaaataatgaatttactttattttggaGTCAGGTCATACACCTacgctgttttctttttgtgttcttttatttttgttgagtTTACTACATTGCTAAACAAAAGGGCCCACAGagtatactgtacatttgcTTTGGTTCAAGACTGTAGCATGCTCAGCGCTGAGCACAAATAGAACCTGCTACCACTCAAGATCCCACATAAACAAGTTAATTAAAACCTCATTTGGTTGACAGAATATATTGCATTGTGTAAATTAATGGAATTAGTTATCTTAATCACTTCAAGTGGAGAGGTAAAGTTGCTAAATATTGACATTATGTGtacaacaaacagcagatgGCCACTGTCTTTGTCCATACAGTAGAATGTCTCTAGACAAAAGGCAAGTGAAGGCGAAGAAGTACTAGGCTTAATGATTTTGTGGTGTAGATCAGAGAAAGACGGGTGAATGAAGCAGGATAGTGTAGTAAAAGGATGCCTCTTTGATATGGTCAAAGTGATTGTccacaaatgttttcattttggtattaaataaattttaacatGCAGACCTTGACAAGTAACCGGGAGTCAGATGTAGGTAGTGAAGAAGCCAACCAATAATATGGTCATAActtattttgtaataaataaagacTTTAGTCCTTGCGGCATTGCTCAACACCAGTGTCCCAGAAAGTTACCCACATGAGATCAGTTCAGGTTCCAAAGCCCAGCTCTGTAAAATTCTGCTAAAGTCaatttgaataaatgtaatctgCAGGAGACACCAGGTGTCCCGCACTTTCCCTCACAATTAAATTACACAGGTGGGCCTCCCCACGTGGATAATCTCGTCCCCTGCCTAAAAAGGGTTCTCATATGACCTGTTCTGTTTTGAGcactttgattattttgttaaagttaAATGATACAGGCTCATTATGTAAACACTCTGTAACCTCTCTGTAACCTGCAACAAAGGGCGAACAGCAGTTTGATAATGTGTGACTCATTAAAACTCTTTACACTTTTCTTATGGCTTGGTGGAGGTTGGACAGAGGCCAGAGAGCGCCTGTAGAGGAGACAAATGAAACATCTGAATCAGAACTGACAGCCAAAAGGTGCTGAATTCATCAACGCTGTGGGACACTATGGAGAGGAGAATAGGGGAGTGAAAGAGAATATCATCATTGTtctgatttattatttagtcCAGAGGAATAGATAGTGATGCTATAAGAGGTCTCCATTGTCCTAGATGGAGATGAGAGGAGTGCTACACAACCACATGGAATAGCAGTGCACACTAATACACAGTGGAGTGAGCTCATCAATTCTTAACAAAATCAAAGTCAAAGAAAATTAGGACCTCATCAAAATTGATTCACTTTCAATTTCCTGAGCTTTTAGTCCTGTCCTCCCAGCCTCAGCAGATTGAGCCGGTTCCTCCTCATTGTGTTTGCTGACTCTTGCGTGATCATATAAGGCGTTTCCCCTGTGCCTTGAAAGTTTGTGAGCTGAGCTGTGCGTCTGCAAGCATATGCTTGAGATAGAGACCTGAGCACAGGGAACTCTAGAGTATTACAGAGTGTTTCTACTTAACAAAGCAGAACAGAGGAGATTGTGTGAATGTCTGATGCGTGTAGGTGCAAAACCTTACCTCCGGAGGTTATTGTAGGACATGTCAAGGTCTTCCAGTGTGAGCAAGAAGTCATCAAAGGCCTGGGAAGAGACTTTCACCAGCTGGTTATTGTTGATGATCAGGTGTTGCAGATTGACCAAACCTGCGAGGTCCCTGGGTCCAAGTGTTGTCAAACGATTACCTGAACACAAATATAGATAATATAACTTAGGAACTTGATTCATCTGAATGTTTTACCAAATTGTCAAATCCACGTAGTTTAAGTCTGCAGGATTGCGGTTATCTTTGAGTAGGATTACTGTTTTGGCTCACCATCCAGATGCAGCGAGCGCAGACTCTCCAGATCAGCAAAGGCCATTGGTCGGATCAGGTGGATGGTATTCCTCGACAGAGTCAAATCTACCAATCCGGTCATGTTGACAAAGTCAATCCCGCCCACTTCCGTGATGAAGTTGTCAGCCAATCGCAGCTCGACAGTGCGCCGGTCAACGTGCGGGGGGACAAATAACAGGCCCTTGTCGGCGCAGAGTGTGCTGAGCGACTCTGAAAGGTTTCGACACACGCAGTGGAAGGGACAGGCCGAGACCACGCCCCAAGTCTCCCCTGCTCCAATCAGAGAAGGCAGCAGGCAGCATGTGACAAGAGTCAGCCAGTGAAACGCCGGGAAAGGGACAGAGTCAGGAAGGGTTCTTTTGGTAGACCTGGGGCAGCCGCAGTGGATGAGACAGGATGAGGAGGGcaaagatgagacaaggagaggggggagaagacaaagagagaggaaggatgGAGGGTTGAGAGAGGGGAAGGTGTCCCTTTGTTCggggtggaggtgtgtgtggggCAGGTGTTTTTGTCTGCGGGGATTGAGGGGTGGGGGGACAGGCATGGTAGAACGCCTGGCAATCCACAGACCTGGAGGGAGACAAAGGGGGAGAATGGGGAGAAAGCAGAATGGGTTTTAGATTCATTCCCTGGTCAGACATTGTTTTTATGACAGAGATCTGAAGTGTGATTTTGTGTCTGGACTTCTCTGACTAGACAGAGCTGGAAAGTCTTTTCTGCACACATTCATACTTGTGTGGGCCAAGGCCTCCTCTTAAATGAGGACCACTCTGCACTAATGCCTGCTTGGTGCTTCATAGCTTAACACTTTGATGAAAAACCATATTGAGAAGCAGTTGACCCCCTGCAAGAAATACCTTCTTGGTCTATTTCttacacacacgcgcgcgcacacacagtcCCACGTACCGCTTCACCACTACAGCTTATTGCCTAGCAACAACATCCCAGAAGACTGAACACAGCCAGTCCCCATAGTAACAGTTACCTAGAAACCTGTAGGAGAGGATTAAACAAGTGTTATATCATCGGACGCTTTCTTAAGACCGTGGGTCAGGCAATCAAATTGGGTCACCAGCCTATCGGCCTTGATTCCACAGCAAGACTCAAGTCAAGCACAATGTACAACAGTGTCCCATTGTAATCTCAGACATGCAGAAAATCTTCCAGTAAACATACGCTTTGTGCACAGACATCCCTGAATACAGCTATGTGACGATAAGGTATCGAGATGAGTCACTGCAGCTGATTGGCATACATAATAGTTGTCATAGAGACTGTAACCTAGATACAGAGAGAGTGACAGCGAGTGTTGATAACAGTCACAGCCGCGGTGACTCTGGAGAAGAGACAGAGGATGAGGCGATGAGTCAGAGACGGACACAGAGACTAACATCATCGTGGAGAAAGACGGTTGTATTTTAATGTGGAGCAATCTGGGACCTTGCAGAGTAGAGCTTTGAGCATGGTGATGATGTATAATGTATGCAACCTAATACTTTGAGTAATGACCAGACATAACCGTATATCATGCTGACTTCACAGGTTGACGCAGATTGCTGGCTCAATATTTTCCATTACATGCTAGCTTAGCTCTTTCTGCGTGAAACTAGCAGAGGGTTTACCATTTAGTTCAGATATTGAAGCGGTGTCGATATCAAAGTACAGGGTTTTCCGGTTTGCACTCTCCTCCCTACTACATGGTTCCCTTTGGTCTATTTCCAAAATGTGAGTTATATCACTGTTTTTTAAACACTGTCTGCATTCAGAAGATAAATAAAACTAGTGCttgaactgatgatgaatgCTATCTAAGGCTGCCAAATGTTTTCATACAAGCAAAGTG
Proteins encoded in this region:
- the LOC123979756 gene encoding leucine-rich repeat and fibronectin type-III domain-containing protein 4, translated to MPVPPPLNPRRQKHLPHTHLHPEQRDTFPSLNPPSFLSLCLLPPLLVSSLPSSSCLIHCGCPRSTKRTLPDSVPFPAFHWLTLVTCCLLPSLIGAGETWGVVSACPFHCVCRNLSESLSTLCADKGLLFVPPHVDRRTVELRLADNFITEVGGIDFVNMTGLVDLTLSRNTIHLIRPMAFADLESLRSLHLDGNRLTTLGPRDLAGLVNLQHLIINNNQLVKVSSQAFDDFLLTLEDLDMSYNNLRRVPWESIQNMASLHTLNLDHNLIDHIAEGVFGELYKLARLDMTSNRLRTLPPDPLFARSQTGAISPTPYNAVISLNFGGNPLHCNCELLWLRRLIRGDDMETCATPAHLAGRYFWSIPEEEFTCEPPLITRHTHKLWVLEGQRATLKCRAIGDPEPVVHWVSPDDRIIANSSRTSSFSNGTLDLLVTVARDDGAYTCIAINAAGEATATVDLKIIPLPHRGGAGGNTGNNNVNTKNNRNVTNGILRTDPGSSDISTGKNGGINNGAGRGGEVDDGRTAGSEDDEGDNSRATEGERVDGGSMENEEGDEEEGRMVGVQGVTSTSAQVRWDLGRLSAAYVVWMYQIQYNCTADETLIYRILPSTSDRFLLKNLVSGVDYNLCVLAIFDDTITSLAATKVLGCTTFSTKDVYPACRSLQAHFLGGTLTILVGGVVVVTLLVFTVALMVRHRVCNHGDHMICHNSNTEAGGGACCQGGGVGSGDKGGNSSGCYQSNGSGDMMMVVLPNGLPSKRGGEKDKDKEAADSASSLPPKLPPKPRPKPKVNLEQFLSAGGVVSTTTGAGGAMALVVRQRKLEKAPPYSLESDRTPLYYSPSPPSTLPRQSRSRDRPKPHLERELTNRASFSLAAPLRDSELLDWRITPRGRDKWNSSQAYQSPLSPLSPACGTVSKRRHSLDMGSSVALATDAAATVAKRYGAVSYAKRLSVIWTRRSQSLHGMLVQCASTTSTTSSTASDEVESAGGFGTRCEFQRGYIHAYNTTNSNSNTGITTGKTSSVKDRGREKGKDGRSAEELEESVV